The Erigeron canadensis isolate Cc75 chromosome 4, C_canadensis_v1, whole genome shotgun sequence genome window below encodes:
- the LOC122595743 gene encoding uncharacterized CRM domain-containing protein At3g25440, chloroplastic, translated as MLGHMSVRYFGRRIYNFVHNTSIRHYLRNSISQNHCLDIRYTNPRANLLTHSLSCVPMASPTSEKLTFVLYNSHLLMSHVRLMSNSAIEMTTDKEVVRFRINKQLKRPDRLREGDKKQTRGQVSKKTKLNELRFYRLKAKKKMRSPNPEVRILYRLGKAKRKEEWLIEKLRKFEVRKASAEVYDPEILTEEEKFYLKRTGEKKKHYVPVGRRGVFGGVVLNMHLHWKNHETVKVVCKPCKPGQIQEYADELTRLSKGIVIDIKPNNVIIFFRGKNYVQPEIMSPPDTLSKAKALEKYKYEQSLEHTSEFIEKLENELEEYYKHKARFTKEKQSSPKD; from the exons GAATTCGATTAGCCAAAATCATTGCCTAGACATAAGATATACAAATCCAAGGGCCAATCTGCTTACTCATTCACTTTCATGTGTCCCAATGGCATCCCCAACCAGTGAAAAACTTACATTTGTGCTATACAATAGTCATTTATTAATGTCACATgttcgattaatgagcaattctGCTATTGAAATGACAACGGATAAAGAAGTTGTCAGGTTTCGTATTAATAAACAGCTAAAAAGACCTGATCGTTTGAGAGAAGGGGACAAGAAACAAACACGAGGTCAAGTGTCAAAAAAGACCAAACTTAATGAATTAAGGTTTTATCGTTTGAAGGCAAAGAAAAAGATGAGATCTCCGAATCCAGAAGTTAGGATTTTATACAGGCTGGGAAAG GCCAAAAGGAAGGAAGAATGGTTGATTGAAAAACTAAGGAAATTTGAGGTACGGAAAGCTTCAGCTGAAGTATATGATCCTGAAATTTTAACAGAGGAAGAAAAGTTCTACCTAAAGCGAACTGGTGAGAAAAAGAAACATTATGTTCCAGTTGGGAGACGTGGGGTATTTGGAGGAGTTGTTCTAAATATGCACCTTcattggaagaaccatgagacTGTTAAGGTTGTTTGCAAACCTTGTAAACCTGGACAGATCCAAGAATATGCCGATGAGCTTACTCGACTAAGTAAAGGCATTGTGATTGATATAAAACCTAATAATGTCATCATATTTTTCCGTGGGAAAAATTATGTGCAACCAGAAATCATGTCACCACCAGATACCCTGTCAAAAGCAAAG GCGTtggaaaaatacaaatatgaacAATCCCTTGAACATACAAGTGAGTTCATTGAAAAACTGGAGAACGAGCTGGAAGAGTATTATAAGCATAAAGCACGGTTCACTAAAGAGAAACAAAGTTCACCAAAGGATTAA
- the LOC122595526 gene encoding uncharacterized protein LOC122595526, translating to MSLSLIQSYPSSEDEQEQTYLSSSSDDDEEEKQDHQNDDVSGSNYKIKKPLFDPPPNTSSSSSLPSAFLAFSEVSGPPQFLNNSVGETGSAEKDNDGQLWRHGRRRNRRDKNDVPEGAVMQAKAQLVGIRDRVSSDAGTNTSTQSKVSSNTTGGSAKRVVTATNPNPEDAADLLRMCVQCGIPKTFSNARGMVCPVCNDRPMKETDESSKKKGSMIKDKEKNKRMKGQSSHATWKSETEMHLRQQFD from the exons ATGAGTTTGTCACTTATACAAAGCTATCCATCATCCGAAGATGAACAAGAACAAACTTACCTCAGCAGCTCATCTGACGACGAcgaagaagaaaaacaagaccATCAAAACGACGACGTTTCAGGCAgcaattataaaataaaaaagcctTTATTTGATCCACCTCCAaatacttcatcatcatcttctctTCCTTCCGCATTCCTCGCATTCTCCGAA GTTTCAGGACCTCCACAGTTTCTTAACAACTCTGTTGGAGAGACGGGATCAgcagaaaaagataatgatGGGCAGCTGTGGCGGCATGGTCGTCGGAGAAATCGCAGAGACAAAAATGATGTGCCTGAAG GTGCCGTAATGCAGGCTAAAGCGCAATTAGTGGGAATACGTGACAGAGTAAGCAGTGACGCTGGGACCAATACATCAACTCAATCTAAGGTTTCATCAAATACAACTGGAGGATCTGCAAAACGCGTGGTGACTGCAACTAATCCAAATCCAGAAGATGCTGCAGACCTTTTGAG GATGTGTGTGCAGTGCGGAATACCCAAAACATTCTCTAATGCACGAGGAATGGTGTGCCCTGTTTGTAATGACCGTCCTATGAAAGAGACTGACGAATCATCAAAGAAGAAAGGATCTATGATTAAGGACAAGGAAAAGAATAAACGAATGAAAGGTCAGTCATCACATGCTACTTGGAAAAGCGAAACAGAGATGCATCTTCGACAACAGTTTGATTAG